From Candidatus Acidiferrales bacterium, the proteins below share one genomic window:
- a CDS encoding Rieske 2Fe-2S domain-containing protein, which translates to MNAPSATGPLERRSFLGKLAGLMMGAMAAVVAFAAGRYTLHPALEQGPGGRTPWTDAGLLEDIPDGQPVKRSVVISQIAGWGQFNVQRLIWIVRRGEKLEVFSATCPHLGCTVNAAPNGFLCPCHGSAWNAEGDRIGGPARRGLDALEYEVREGVVYVRYQYFKPSIEEKIAVA; encoded by the coding sequence ATGAACGCACCAAGCGCGACTGGCCCGCTTGAACGTCGCTCGTTTCTGGGCAAGCTGGCCGGGCTGATGATGGGCGCCATGGCAGCGGTGGTGGCCTTTGCTGCCGGGCGCTACACGCTCCACCCGGCACTCGAGCAAGGTCCGGGCGGCAGGACGCCGTGGACGGATGCCGGCCTGCTCGAAGACATCCCGGACGGCCAGCCGGTGAAGCGGAGCGTCGTGATCTCTCAAATCGCCGGCTGGGGACAATTTAACGTGCAGCGGTTGATCTGGATCGTGCGCCGCGGAGAAAAGCTCGAGGTCTTCTCGGCCACGTGCCCGCATCTCGGCTGCACCGTGAACGCGGCGCCGAACGGGTTCCTCTGCCCGTGCCACGGAAGCGCCTGGAACGCAGAAGGCGATCGCATCGGCGGGCCAGCACGGCGTGGACTGGATGCGCTGGAATATGAGGTGCGCGAGGGAGTGGTCTATGTTCGCTATCAATACTTCAAACCCAGCATCGAGGAAAAGATTGCCGTTGCCTGA
- a CDS encoding PilZ domain-containing protein: MDYSRKRRSNRILLEIPIYIRVQKGGALEEEEAQTRVISRYGAMVVSRQDLMIGDEFQLAMVASGQVARAHVVWRKKSWPSRAWQMGVEIMGQDNFWGLHWSPPPGQGVPGSA, encoded by the coding sequence ATGGACTATTCCCGGAAACGGCGAAGCAACCGCATTCTTCTCGAAATCCCCATCTACATCCGCGTGCAGAAAGGCGGTGCGCTGGAGGAAGAAGAAGCGCAGACCCGCGTGATCAGCCGGTACGGCGCCATGGTCGTCTCCCGGCAGGATCTGATGATCGGCGACGAGTTCCAACTGGCCATGGTGGCCAGTGGCCAGGTCGCCCGGGCGCACGTCGTGTGGCGGAAGAAAAGTTGGCCATCGCGGGCCTGGCAAATGGGAGTCGAGATCATGGGACAAGATAATTTCTGGGGATTGCATTGGTCGCCTCCGCCGGGGCAGGGCGTGCCCGGCTCCGCCTGA
- a CDS encoding zinc-binding dehydrogenase produces the protein MLAALYRGSPQLTIEDWPRPVPGPGELLVRVAACGICHTDLHYLDHGVPTFKKPPLVLGHEISGTVAGAAAGVKNFREGDRVLIPAVLTCGQCHLCRSGRENICEAMRMLGNHVDGGFAEWVVAPAKDCFPVPNEIPLDDASIIADAVSTPYHAVKHRAQVRTGSVVAVFGCGGVGMNVVQCAVAAGGRVIAVDLDPKKLELAGKLGAALTVNPKDVERVDKELKKITGGGCDIAIEAIGKPETIRLAYESVRRGGRVCVIGYSAEEVTLAVSKLMFYELEMVGSLGCRPVDYPEIIELVRIGRLQLAPIITGRIPLERINDGFDALRQGCALRTIVLPAPAS, from the coding sequence ATGCTGGCCGCGCTATACCGGGGCAGCCCGCAACTCACTATAGAAGACTGGCCCCGACCCGTGCCCGGGCCGGGCGAGCTGCTCGTGCGAGTAGCCGCTTGCGGTATCTGCCATACCGACCTCCACTATCTCGACCACGGCGTGCCTACCTTCAAAAAGCCTCCTCTCGTTCTCGGCCATGAAATCAGCGGCACGGTGGCCGGAGCGGCGGCCGGGGTAAAAAATTTTCGCGAAGGTGATCGCGTCCTGATCCCAGCCGTTCTGACTTGCGGGCAATGTCACCTGTGCCGGAGCGGCCGCGAGAACATTTGCGAAGCGATGCGCATGCTCGGCAACCACGTGGATGGGGGTTTTGCCGAATGGGTGGTGGCGCCAGCCAAGGACTGCTTTCCGGTGCCGAATGAAATCCCGCTGGACGATGCGAGCATCATCGCCGACGCTGTCTCCACGCCCTATCATGCCGTCAAGCATCGCGCGCAAGTCCGCACCGGCAGCGTAGTGGCTGTTTTTGGTTGCGGCGGGGTAGGGATGAACGTGGTGCAATGCGCGGTGGCCGCCGGCGGGCGAGTGATTGCCGTGGACCTCGATCCGAAGAAGCTCGAACTGGCTGGGAAGCTGGGCGCGGCCTTGACCGTGAATCCCAAAGATGTGGAACGAGTGGACAAAGAGTTGAAGAAAATCACCGGCGGCGGCTGCGACATCGCCATCGAGGCCATCGGCAAACCGGAGACCATTCGCCTGGCGTATGAGTCGGTGCGTCGCGGCGGGCGGGTTTGCGTGATCGGCTATAGCGCCGAAGAGGTGACGCTGGCCGTCTCCAAACTGATGTTCTACGAGCTCGAGATGGTGGGCAGCCTGGGATGTCGCCCGGTGGACTATCCCGAAATTATCGAGCTGGTGCGGATCGGGCGATTGCAGCTTGCGCCGATCATTACGGGGCGGATTCCGCTCGAGCGGATCAACGATGGCTTTGACGCGCTCCGGCAGGGCTGTGCGCTCCGAACCATCGTTCTGCCGGCCCCGGCTTCTTAG
- a CDS encoding enoyl-CoA hydratase-related protein, translated as MAKAAPAPRPENFQFILYEKKEWVARVTINRPEVYNAYNTPCLAEMHAAFRDAAWDDTVAVVVLTGAGRDAFCTGGDVKEYADLYTRKPRDYWKYMSLFQECHDALRNIGKPTIARLNGMVVGGGNEFNLACDLAVAADHVVIRQVGTRVGSVAAGGATQWLPIVIGDRRAREMLFLCEEVPASKALEWGLVNQVVPYDQLDGAVDALAQKLIDKFPECTRYTKTQVNFWKDFAWHATIGHARDWLALHFASLEPLEGMKAFVEKRKPRYRELRQKAASGGSSEFLWGPYTRTCPKCGAKGLPEDFKFCGECGAPLDKT; from the coding sequence ATGGCGAAAGCTGCTCCTGCGCCCCGGCCGGAGAACTTTCAATTCATCCTTTATGAGAAGAAAGAATGGGTGGCGCGGGTGACGATCAATCGCCCGGAAGTGTATAACGCCTATAACACGCCCTGCCTGGCCGAGATGCATGCCGCCTTCCGCGACGCCGCCTGGGACGATACGGTCGCCGTGGTTGTGCTCACCGGGGCTGGCCGCGATGCCTTCTGCACCGGTGGCGACGTCAAGGAGTACGCTGATCTCTACACCCGCAAGCCGCGCGATTACTGGAAGTATATGAGCCTCTTCCAGGAATGCCACGACGCGCTGCGGAACATAGGCAAACCGACGATCGCCCGGTTGAACGGCATGGTCGTAGGCGGCGGCAATGAGTTCAACCTTGCCTGCGATCTGGCCGTTGCCGCCGACCACGTGGTCATCCGCCAGGTCGGCACGCGAGTGGGCAGCGTGGCCGCCGGCGGCGCGACGCAGTGGCTTCCCATCGTGATCGGCGACCGCCGCGCCAGGGAAATGTTGTTCCTGTGCGAAGAGGTCCCGGCCAGCAAGGCGCTCGAGTGGGGATTGGTGAATCAGGTGGTGCCCTACGACCAGCTTGATGGCGCGGTGGATGCCCTGGCCCAAAAGCTCATCGACAAATTTCCCGAATGTACCCGCTACACGAAAACGCAGGTGAATTTCTGGAAAGATTTCGCGTGGCACGCCACCATCGGCCATGCCCGCGACTGGCTCGCCCTCCATTTTGCTTCGCTCGAGCCCCTTGAGGGGATGAAGGCTTTTGTCGAGAAGCGCAAGCCGAGGTACCGCGAACTGCGTCAGAAGGCTGCGAGCGGTGGGTCGAGCGAATTTCTCTGGGGACCCTATACGCGGACCTGTCCCAAATGCGGCGCCAAGGGGTTGCCAGAAGACTTCAAGTTCTGCGGCGAGTGCGGCGCGCCGCTGGACAAAACTTAG
- a CDS encoding SDR family NAD(P)-dependent oxidoreductase, translating to MSGNGTKLGRVVLITGGMSGIGLATARRFAEANDVVSVIDRKATAEGKAIVERSGGRVFEADVSDFARAEQIVMEVTARHGRLDVLINNAGIARDHVLWKMTEAEWDQVVAVHLKGSFNYLRAASEIFRKQNAGRVVNISSINALRGRWGLANYAAAKAGIIGLTRSAARELGKYNVTVNAVAPGLIDTPLVAGLGEEERQRAKRESALGRIGTPGDVAALIFFLCSEGAGFITGQVIAVDGGQTA from the coding sequence ATGAGCGGGAACGGCACTAAGCTCGGACGCGTTGTGCTCATCACCGGCGGCATGTCGGGCATTGGCCTGGCTACTGCCCGGCGCTTTGCCGAGGCGAACGATGTGGTTTCGGTGATTGATCGAAAAGCAACCGCAGAAGGCAAGGCCATTGTCGAGCGTAGCGGCGGCCGGGTTTTCGAGGCCGATGTCTCGGATTTTGCCCGCGCCGAACAGATCGTGATGGAAGTCACTGCCCGGCACGGCCGGCTGGATGTACTCATCAACAATGCTGGCATCGCCCGCGACCACGTGCTGTGGAAGATGACCGAAGCGGAATGGGACCAGGTCGTGGCCGTTCACCTGAAGGGGTCTTTCAATTATCTGCGGGCGGCTTCGGAAATTTTTCGCAAGCAGAATGCGGGTCGGGTGGTGAACATTTCCTCCATCAACGCGCTGCGAGGGCGCTGGGGGCTGGCGAACTATGCTGCCGCCAAGGCGGGCATCATCGGCCTGACGCGCTCGGCGGCGCGCGAGTTGGGCAAGTACAACGTGACGGTCAATGCGGTGGCGCCGGGGCTGATTGACACGCCGCTTGTCGCCGGCCTTGGCGAGGAAGAGCGCCAGCGGGCGAAGAGGGAATCGGCGCTGGGCCGGATTGGAACCCCCGGCGACGTCGCCGCGCTGATCTTTTTCCTTTGTTCCGAGGGCGCTGGTTTCATCACCGGCCAGGTGATCGCGGTGGACGGCGGGCAGACCGCGTGA
- a CDS encoding 2-hydroxyacyl-CoA dehydratase — MQLEGILEQCRRLVEDVSFRSVAEWKKAHPGSKVIGCFPVYVPTELIAAAGMLPVAIFGAGGKIEIDHADSRIQSFICSIARSTLELGLAGYLKDFDGLIFPSICDVARNLSGIAQRNFPGLWVEYLHLPQNVNSPAAVSYYRGELERVRAKLERMSGKAIPSHSLRAAIHEFNENRSLMRRLYAMRAAAPGKLKSSELYLLVRAGALLPKSEHNALLKLVLPLIEGRQEKLRDNIRVIVEGAFCEQPPLEMLEVLEEAGCYMVDDDFLRGLRFFSGDISEEGDPVDALARGYLEQSVVSSVMHPGSRDRGQALVERVRRLKADGVVFASPKFCEPALYDYVLMKGALEREQIPYLQFEYEEKTSAFENIRSQMETFIESILFFSAT, encoded by the coding sequence ATGCAACTCGAGGGAATTCTCGAACAGTGCCGGCGGTTGGTGGAAGATGTTTCCTTCCGCAGCGTGGCGGAGTGGAAGAAGGCTCACCCCGGCAGCAAGGTGATTGGCTGTTTTCCGGTCTATGTGCCGACGGAACTGATCGCCGCAGCGGGAATGTTGCCGGTGGCCATCTTTGGCGCGGGCGGCAAGATTGAGATTGACCACGCCGACTCGCGCATCCAATCCTTTATCTGTTCGATTGCCCGCAGCACGCTCGAACTTGGCCTTGCCGGCTATCTCAAGGATTTCGACGGCTTGATCTTCCCTTCGATCTGCGACGTGGCGCGGAATCTTTCCGGCATCGCGCAGCGCAATTTTCCCGGTCTGTGGGTGGAATATCTCCACCTGCCGCAAAACGTCAACTCGCCGGCGGCGGTGAGCTACTACCGCGGCGAGCTCGAGCGGGTCCGAGCAAAACTCGAGCGAATGAGCGGCAAGGCGATACCTTCCCACTCGTTGCGCGCGGCCATCCACGAGTTCAACGAAAATCGCAGCCTGATGCGCCGGCTCTACGCCATGCGGGCGGCGGCCCCGGGGAAACTCAAGAGCAGCGAACTCTATCTTCTGGTGCGGGCCGGGGCGCTGCTCCCGAAATCGGAACACAATGCCCTGCTTAAACTGGTCCTGCCGCTCATCGAAGGGCGCCAGGAAAAACTCCGCGACAATATCCGCGTTATCGTCGAGGGCGCATTCTGCGAGCAGCCACCTCTCGAAATGCTCGAGGTGCTGGAAGAGGCTGGCTGCTATATGGTGGACGACGATTTCCTTCGCGGCCTGCGCTTTTTTTCCGGTGATATTTCCGAAGAGGGCGACCCGGTCGACGCGCTCGCTCGCGGCTACCTGGAGCAGAGCGTGGTTTCTTCGGTGATGCATCCGGGAAGCAGGGACCGCGGCCAAGCGCTGGTCGAACGGGTGCGCCGGCTCAAGGCGGACGGCGTGGTGTTCGCCTCGCCCAAGTTCTGCGAGCCGGCGCTCTATGACTACGTTTTGATGAAGGGCGCGCTCGAGCGAGAGCAGATTCCGTATCTCCAGTTCGAGTACGAGGAAAAGACGAGCGCGTTCGAGAACATCCGCTCCCAGATGGAGACCTTTATCGAGTCGATCTTGTTCTTTTCCGCCACCTAG
- a CDS encoding 2-hydroxyacyl-CoA dehydratase family protein produces MENKYHHQGVGREMQKALLGQWYARLSRAKQENIPVAYLFISGNIGELLRSFGFELVFPEVNALQCGIKKVAGEMILKAEDTGYSSDVCGYVKNDIGLALSGNAGPFGTLAPPDLLVCTYSGCNTYIKWFEALASLFKAPIFMLDVPYTREGRFREEDKQYVIAQLKELITVCEKLTGRAFDEKKLKEQLRNAAEAEEIWAKILQSARHRPSPIDAFFEAVFFMAPIYVLRGTPECVRYYRAAWEEIEERLGHRLGPVSEERFRVVLEGPPPWPYFRAFWELFKKWNVCVVASTYSKVGGIWDFGFRHDPSRPLESIAEYALNCYTNLNWPMRQEMIRKYIEEYAADALVIHSVKSCRSFSVGQADVREYFTKEQGLPTLFLESDLVDSRYFSEAQMRNRIDAFFEALESRFQRESRRGGVPDPARA; encoded by the coding sequence ATGGAAAACAAGTACCACCATCAGGGCGTTGGCCGGGAAATGCAGAAGGCTTTGCTCGGCCAGTGGTACGCCCGGCTTTCGCGGGCCAAACAGGAAAACATTCCGGTCGCCTACCTGTTCATCAGCGGAAACATAGGCGAGCTGCTCCGCTCCTTTGGCTTCGAGCTGGTTTTTCCGGAGGTCAATGCCCTCCAGTGCGGGATCAAGAAGGTTGCCGGCGAAATGATCTTGAAAGCCGAAGACACCGGCTACAGCTCGGACGTCTGCGGTTACGTCAAGAACGACATCGGTCTCGCGCTCTCGGGTAATGCCGGGCCGTTCGGGACCCTGGCCCCGCCGGACTTGCTGGTCTGTACCTACTCCGGCTGCAATACCTACATCAAGTGGTTTGAAGCGCTGGCCAGCCTCTTCAAGGCGCCGATCTTCATGCTCGATGTGCCCTACACCCGCGAAGGCCGGTTCCGCGAGGAAGACAAGCAGTACGTCATCGCCCAGCTCAAGGAGCTGATCACGGTATGCGAAAAGCTGACCGGGCGGGCGTTTGACGAGAAGAAGCTCAAAGAGCAGCTCAGGAACGCCGCCGAAGCCGAGGAAATCTGGGCTAAGATCTTGCAGTCGGCACGGCACCGCCCCTCGCCCATCGATGCCTTTTTTGAGGCTGTCTTCTTTATGGCGCCCATCTACGTTTTGCGCGGCACCCCCGAGTGCGTGCGCTATTACCGGGCGGCGTGGGAAGAGATCGAGGAACGTCTCGGCCATCGCCTCGGCCCGGTGAGCGAAGAACGCTTCCGGGTTGTGCTGGAAGGCCCGCCGCCCTGGCCCTACTTCCGCGCCTTCTGGGAGCTTTTCAAAAAGTGGAATGTTTGCGTGGTGGCTTCCACCTACTCGAAGGTGGGAGGCATTTGGGATTTTGGTTTTCGGCACGATCCCTCGCGGCCGCTCGAATCCATTGCCGAGTACGCCTTGAATTGCTACACCAACCTGAACTGGCCGATGCGGCAGGAGATGATCCGGAAGTACATTGAGGAATACGCTGCCGACGCCCTCGTCATCCATTCGGTCAAGAGTTGCCGGTCGTTTTCGGTGGGCCAGGCCGACGTGCGCGAGTACTTCACCAAGGAGCAGGGCTTGCCCACGCTCTTCTTGGAATCGGATCTGGTCGACTCCCGCTATTTTTCCGAGGCGCAAATGCGCAACCGCATTGACGCCTTCTTTGAGGCGCTCGAATCCCGCTTCCAGCGGGAGTCCCGCCGGGGCGGGGTGCCGGATCCGGCCCGGGCTTGA
- a CDS encoding acyl-CoA dehydratase activase codes for MLVAGVDMGSTMTKAVIVDENRNLIAQAMVSTGANVVRAAERSFQQALKNAKLEEWDVVFVAGTGYGRYRISFGDTQMTEIGCHARGANFLFPGTRTILDIGGQDTKAIRVGEGGEVLDFCMNDKCAAGTGRFLEAAGQVMGLSLDQLGPLSLESLEPLKITNVCTVFVESEIVSHLARGRRVDDILRGVHNSIAGRAISLLRRVGINEELTFTGGVAHNVGMVKAIEERLRTQLNVCAQSQFIGAIGAALFALERAEAGARRGNPGGTGSGH; via the coding sequence ATGCTGGTTGCCGGAGTGGACATGGGCTCAACGATGACGAAGGCGGTCATCGTGGATGAGAACCGAAATCTCATTGCCCAGGCCATGGTGTCCACCGGCGCCAACGTGGTGCGCGCCGCCGAGCGCAGTTTCCAGCAGGCGCTCAAGAATGCCAAGCTTGAAGAGTGGGACGTCGTGTTTGTGGCCGGCACCGGCTACGGCCGCTATCGCATCTCCTTTGGCGATACGCAGATGACGGAGATTGGCTGCCACGCCCGCGGCGCCAATTTCCTTTTCCCCGGCACACGGACGATCCTGGACATCGGCGGCCAGGACACGAAAGCCATCCGGGTAGGCGAGGGCGGCGAGGTGCTCGACTTCTGCATGAACGACAAGTGCGCTGCCGGCACCGGACGCTTTCTCGAGGCGGCCGGGCAGGTCATGGGCCTGTCGCTCGACCAGTTGGGGCCGCTCTCGCTCGAATCGCTCGAGCCGCTCAAGATCACCAACGTCTGCACCGTCTTTGTCGAATCGGAAATTGTTTCTCACCTGGCTCGCGGCCGCCGGGTGGACGACATCCTGCGCGGCGTCCACAACTCGATTGCCGGCCGAGCCATCTCGCTGCTGCGCCGCGTCGGCATCAACGAGGAGCTTACCTTCACCGGCGGCGTCGCCCACAACGTGGGCATGGTGAAGGCCATCGAAGAACGATTGCGGACGCAGCTCAATGTTTGCGCTCAGTCCCAATTCATCGGGGCCATCGGCGCGGCGCTGTTTGCGCTGGAGCGGGCCGAGGCGGGAGCGCGAAGGGGGAACCCAGGTGGCACTGGTAGCGGGCATTGA
- a CDS encoding acyl-CoA dehydratase activase: MALVAGIDVGTRMTKGVLVDYPGRLLSRVAVPTGARLEEAARAALEQLTAAAGVMTSRVEYVASTGYGRYQVPFRHVQITDVTCHAVGARYLFPETRSVLDIGAMNSRAMRIAETGRVVSFRMNDRCASGAGRFLERVAKALEVELTEIGELSDRSDDPQPISSVCAVLAESEVINHVTAGAKVEDILRGAHNSIAERIVALLRQVGVEPEITLTGGVTKNSGMVRALEERLQARVNVSKDAEFAGAIGAALLGGSRHERLARHAAS, encoded by the coding sequence GTGGCACTGGTAGCGGGCATTGACGTCGGCACACGCATGACCAAGGGCGTGCTGGTGGACTACCCCGGGCGGCTTCTGAGCCGCGTCGCCGTTCCGACGGGGGCGCGCCTGGAAGAAGCGGCGCGAGCTGCCCTCGAACAGTTGACCGCTGCGGCCGGGGTCATGACCTCGCGGGTGGAATACGTCGCCTCGACCGGCTACGGTCGCTACCAGGTTCCCTTCCGGCACGTGCAGATTACCGACGTCACCTGCCATGCCGTGGGAGCCCGCTATCTTTTTCCCGAGACCCGGAGCGTGCTGGATATCGGCGCCATGAACTCGCGGGCGATGCGCATTGCCGAGACCGGCCGCGTGGTCAGCTTTCGCATGAATGATCGCTGCGCTTCCGGCGCCGGGCGGTTTCTCGAGCGGGTGGCCAAGGCGCTGGAGGTGGAATTGACGGAGATCGGCGAACTTTCTGACCGCTCCGATGACCCGCAGCCGATCTCGAGTGTCTGCGCGGTGCTGGCGGAATCGGAAGTCATCAACCATGTCACCGCCGGCGCCAAGGTTGAGGACATCCTGCGCGGCGCGCACAATTCGATTGCCGAGCGCATCGTGGCGCTGCTCCGCCAGGTGGGCGTCGAGCCGGAAATCACCCTCACCGGCGGCGTCACCAAGAACAGCGGCATGGTGCGCGCTCTCGAGGAACGCTTGCAGGCGCGAGTCAACGTAAGCAAGGATGCGGAATTTGCCGGAGCGATTGGCGCCGCCCTTCTCGGCGGCTCGCGCCACGAACGCCTGGCCCGCCACGCCGCGAGCTAA
- a CDS encoding site-2 protease family protein — MELLALGALWYLVFLLSTTFHEAAHAYVAKLGGDPTAFHGGQVTLNPIPHMRREPIGTIFAPIISYLVGGWMIGWASAPYDPDWQRRYPHRAGWMALAGPAANLSLTLLAGLMIRMGMAGGFFAAPEKASFTRIVEATGSGAAALAATSLSILLMLNLLLFAFNLLPIPPLDGHTGITLLMSKETAVKFTTFSRSPMFTYIGLLVAWQLFGRIFDPIFKLALRLLYPGSEYR, encoded by the coding sequence ATGGAACTCCTCGCCCTTGGCGCGCTCTGGTACCTCGTGTTCTTGCTCTCGACGACATTTCACGAGGCGGCTCATGCCTACGTGGCCAAGCTCGGGGGTGACCCGACGGCTTTTCACGGCGGGCAGGTAACGCTCAATCCCATCCCCCACATGAGACGGGAGCCGATCGGAACCATCTTCGCGCCCATCATCTCCTATCTGGTCGGAGGCTGGATGATTGGTTGGGCGAGCGCGCCCTACGACCCGGACTGGCAGCGGCGTTATCCTCACCGGGCCGGCTGGATGGCGCTGGCTGGACCGGCGGCGAATCTTTCGCTCACGTTGCTTGCCGGGCTGATGATCCGGATGGGAATGGCGGGCGGTTTTTTCGCAGCTCCCGAGAAAGCTTCCTTCACCCGCATCGTTGAGGCCACGGGGTCAGGAGCAGCCGCCCTGGCGGCGACTTCTCTGAGCATCCTGCTGATGCTGAATCTTCTCCTGTTCGCCTTCAACCTCTTGCCGATTCCTCCTCTCGACGGCCACACAGGCATCACCTTGCTCATGAGCAAAGAGACGGCGGTGAAGTTCACGACGTTCAGCCGGAGTCCGATGTTCACATACATCGGATTGCTGGTTGCCTGGCAACTCTTCGGCCGCATCTTCGATCCGATCTTCAAGCTGGCGCTCAGGCTTCTCTATCCCGGGAGCGAATACCGCTAA
- a CDS encoding type II secretion system protein, translating to MRNRQKGFTLLELLIVVAIIMILATFAVPYAVKQRIQANQASAVNDLRVLRDAMEAYRADHNRYPASFDRNTMGAFLSNPNMAVSPFTRRGYIFNISTAGRDTWHATAEPASPRSGGTRYYFVDESNLLRWNDGAAATATSEPIE from the coding sequence ATGCGAAACAGGCAAAAGGGGTTTACGCTTCTTGAGTTGTTGATCGTCGTGGCCATTATCATGATCCTTGCCACCTTCGCAGTCCCTTACGCGGTGAAGCAACGGATTCAAGCGAATCAGGCTTCGGCGGTGAACGATCTGCGCGTGTTGCGGGACGCCATGGAAGCCTATCGAGCCGACCACAACCGCTACCCCGCCTCCTTCGATCGCAACACGATGGGGGCCTTCCTATCCAACCCCAACATGGCCGTCTCCCCTTTTACGAGAAGGGGATATATCTTCAACATAAGCACCGCCGGACGCGACACGTGGCATGCGACCGCTGAACCGGCTTCTCCACGGAGCGGCGGGACCAGATATTACTTCGTAGATGAATCCAATTTGCTCCGTTGGAACGATGGTGCGGCCGCGACAGCAACCAGCGAACCCATCGAATAG
- a CDS encoding aspartate aminotransferase family protein — translation MNLAQLRRAESRLLVPTYRRAPVYFRRGRGCYLFDDQGKRYLDFITGIGVNALGYAHPGILAVLQFQSARLIHLSNLYPNEFQVSAARQLCAMSGLERVFFTNSGTEAIEGALKLARLYARKTHRSARAGPPGHFLAVEHSFHGRTFGALSITFPGKYRKPYAPLLAGARFVRFNDLDDLRRKFDSRVAAIILEPIQGEAGVRPISAEFYREARRLAAKRGALLVADEIQCGLSRTGRHFAFERLGGRPDVITVAKPLAGGLPLGAFLASERVANVFSPGIHGTTFGGGPLACAVATKVLNIVRRRKMLEHIRRMGELVLSGLDELRRKFSYVKEVRGAGLMLGMELDCAGEKIVDRARDFGLLINCAHERTLRFLPPYIVEPAQVDEFLNKLERALVR, via the coding sequence ATGAATCTCGCTCAACTGCGTCGGGCAGAATCGCGCCTTTTGGTCCCCACCTACCGGCGGGCGCCGGTATATTTTCGCCGCGGCCGGGGCTGCTATCTCTTCGACGACCAGGGCAAGCGATACCTGGACTTCATCACGGGGATTGGCGTCAATGCACTGGGGTACGCCCATCCGGGCATCCTGGCGGTATTGCAGTTCCAATCCGCTCGACTCATTCATCTTTCCAATTTGTATCCCAACGAGTTTCAAGTATCGGCAGCCAGGCAGCTTTGCGCCATGTCCGGTCTGGAGCGGGTATTCTTTACGAACAGCGGGACGGAGGCGATCGAAGGCGCGCTCAAACTCGCCCGGCTCTATGCGCGGAAAACCCATCGCTCCGCCAGGGCGGGGCCACCCGGGCATTTTCTGGCGGTGGAGCATTCCTTCCACGGCCGAACCTTTGGCGCGCTCTCCATCACGTTTCCCGGGAAATATCGCAAGCCGTACGCTCCTCTGCTGGCCGGGGCGCGGTTCGTGCGCTTCAACGATCTCGATGACTTGCGACGGAAATTTGATTCACGGGTAGCAGCCATCATCCTGGAGCCGATCCAGGGCGAAGCCGGTGTGCGGCCGATCAGCGCCGAATTTTATCGCGAGGCGCGGCGGCTGGCAGCCAAGCGTGGCGCGCTGTTGGTTGCCGATGAAATCCAGTGCGGCCTGAGCCGCACCGGGCGACACTTTGCTTTCGAGCGACTGGGCGGCCGCCCCGACGTCATCACCGTGGCCAAACCACTCGCCGGCGGCCTTCCCCTGGGAGCGTTTCTCGCTTCGGAGAGAGTGGCCAATGTCTTTTCGCCCGGAATTCATGGCACGACATTTGGCGGCGGGCCGCTTGCCTGCGCCGTGGCGACCAAGGTGTTGAACATCGTGCGGCGGAGGAAGATGCTCGAACACATTCGCCGCATGGGAGAACTCGTCCTGAGCGGCCTCGATGAACTCCGGAGGAAATTTTCGTACGTCAAAGAGGTGCGCGGGGCGGGTTTGATGCTCGGGATGGAACTGGACTGCGCCGGCGAAAAGATCGTGGATCGCGCACGCGACTTTGGACTGCTCATCAATTGCGCTCACGAGAGAACTTTGCGCTTTTTGCCGCCCTACATTGTTGAGCCCGCGCAGGTGGATGAATTCCTGAACAAGCTCGAGCGGGCACTGGTGCGGTGA